CCCGGGTGACGGAAACCCTCACCCCGCCCCTCTCCCGAGGGGAGAGGGAGAGACGGCTCCCACCGACTGCGGGGAGAAACGCGGCAACACCACACGGAACGTGGCGCCATGGCCCGGCTCGCTCTCCACCTCGATGGTGCCTCCCAGCGCCTGGACGATCTGCCGCGTGATGTAGAGCCCCAGCCCCAGCCCTCCGTAGTGCCGCCCCGACACCGCCCGCTCGAACTTGCCGAAGATGCGCTCGAGGTGCTCGGGCCCGATGCCAATCCCCTCGTCGCTCACCACCAGCACCGCCCTCTCCGGCTCCCCCTCCACCGCCACCCGCACCGGCCGGCCCGCCCCGTACTTCAGCGCGTTGGACAGCAGGTTCGTCATCACCTGCTCCAGCCTCACCCGATCCCACCTCCCCATCACCCGCCCCTCCGCCTCCACCTCCACCGCGCTCCCCGTCTTCGCCGCCTGCTGCGCGAAACGCTCCACCACCTCCCGCACCACCTCCGTCAAATCCAACTCCTCCCACGTCAGCACCAGCCGCCCCTGCGTCAGCCTCGACACGTCCAGCAGCGCGTCCACCAGCACCGCCAGCTTGCGCAACTGCTGCTCCGCCCCCTGCGCCACACTCGCCACGCGCTCGCGCGCCACCGGCTCCCCCCCGCGCCCCTCCACCTCCCGCTTCAGCCCCTGCAGCCTCAGCCTCAGCGGCGTCAGCGGCGTCTTCAACTCGTGCGACGCCACCGAGAGGAACTCGTCCCGCGCCCGCACCGCCTCGCGCGCCTCCTCGTACAGTCTCCGGTTCTCCACCGCCTGCTCGGACAGACGGATTCCCATCAGCACCAGCTTGCGCTCGGCCTCCCGCACCCGCTTGAGCTGCCGCACCATCCACTCCACCCGCATCGCCGCCGACTCCTCCCCCAGCAACATCTCCGGCGTCTCGTAGAAGAGGTTCTCGTGCACCTCGTCCCCGAGGATGACCCGCGGGTGCGTGCGCAGCACGTCCCGGATGACCTCCGGCGGAAAGCGCCTCCGGTCGTACTGGCAGTTGGCCATCGCCCGGCTGCCTGGCAGGAAGTGGTTGAGCAGCATCTCGTAGCGCAGCAGCTCCTCCCGCGACGGCTCCGGGCCCAGTGCCCAGCTCATCTCCCCCGTCGCGCACACCCCCGAGAAGCCCGCCGCCAGGGACTCCACCACCACCCGGTGGAAATAGGCGATCATCGCCTCGGGCTCGAACCGCCCCTCGCGCAGGAACGTCTCGCGCTGCGTGAGGAAGACGAGCGCTCCCCGGGCCCGCTCCCGCTCCACCTCCACCCCGTGCGCCTCCAGCACCACGGCCACGTCCTCCACCCCGTGCGCGTCCACCACGTACACGCAGCGCTCGCCGCGCTCGAGCCCCTGCCGCATGTACGGCACCAGCGCCGCCACGTGGTCCGCCATCCGCTCGTACACGAGGCAGACGTGGTCCCCCAGCCCCAGCCGCGTCAGCTGCCGGGCCGTCTCACCCACCGCCGCGCCGGCCTCCAGGAGCACGGGCGGCGCGGTGGGCGCTGGCATGGATGGTCCGTTCATCTCGCCCCCAAGGAGGTGCCCCTCGCACGTCCTCCCCAACCCATGTCCACGCGCCTCCCCGAGGGCAAGAGAGGGGCTTTTTCCCTCGCACTCCCGCTCCCCGGACATGTCAGACCCATCCGTTAATGTCTTCACATCACGACTTCTCAGGGAGGCACTTCATGAACGGACCTACGGAGTCACCGCACGTCTCGGTGAACAAGCTGGGCCGCTACCTCACGGCGACGCCCGCCCTCCGCAAGCGGCTCATCGAGGCCCAGAAGCACCCGCCGGATCCGCAGTACCTGCGCTACCCCGAGGCCGCGTACGCCATCACCGACTTCCTGTGCCGCGGCCAGGACGAGTCCATCCTCCGCCAGCACCAGCACCGGCTGGCCACCAGCGTCTTCGCCGATGACTTCGACACGCAGCGCGCCCGGCTGTGCATCGAGGCGCTCGAGCACTACCGCAAGCTGCACCCGCGCCTGGGCCTCCAGGGTGTGGTGGCCAGCGAGGTGGGCGACGAGCCGCCCGCGCTGCAGATGGCCGGCGTGTCCATCCGTGTCGGGCCCCAGGTGGTGCTGCAGACGGTGGACCGCAACGGCCACAACAAGGTCGGGGTGATGAAGCTGTATTTCTCCAAGCACCACCCGCTGGACGAGCGCTCCGGGCAGTACATCGCCACGCTGCTGCAGGCCTTCGCCGAGCAGCACCTGGCGCCGCTGGGCCCCATCGAGCCGAGGCTGGTGCGCGTGGTGGATGTGTTCGCTGGCAAGGAGTTCCTGCCGCCCAAGGCCCGGGTGCGCCGGCTGTGTGACGTGCAGCGTGCGTGCGAGGAGATCGCCGCCCGCTGGCCCATGCAGTGACGGGCAGCGGACGCTCGGGCCTGCCCGCCGGGCAACTCCCACCCGGCGGCTTCCCTTGTCGGAGCGGGAAACGGTCGTTATGACTGGCTTCCTGCACGACACCTGGGAAGACACCTTGGGAGGGGCGACGGCCTTGCTCGACGCACTGTGGGAACGGAGGGCGCTGCTCGTCTCGGGCAAGGGGGGAGTGGGCAAGACGACCCTCACGGCGGCCCTGGCGCGCGCGGCGGTGGCCGCGGGCCGGCGCGTGCTGCTGGCCGAGGTGGAGGTGGGCTCCGACGAGCAGGACAGCCCCTCCACCCTCGGTGCACTCGTGGGGGCCCCCCGCGTCTCCGGCCCCGCCGTGCGGGAGGTGTCTCCGGGGCTGTCCTTCGTGCGCCTGTCCCCCGTGGAGGGCCAGCGCCTCTTCCTGCAGGACGTCTTGCCGCTGCGTGTCATGGCCGAGGCCGCCATGCGCACCCGCGCCCTGCGCCGCTTCCTCGAGGCCGCTCCCGCGCTCCGGGAGATGGGCGTCCTCTTCCAGATGCTCCACCTGGTGCGCCGCACCCGCCCGGATGGCAGCCCCCAGTACCCGCTGTGCATCCTGGACCTGCCGGCCACCGGCCATGCGCTGGCCATCGCCTCGCTGCCGGACGCGCTGCTGTCCGTCATGCCCGGTGGGCCGATCGGCCGCTCGGTGCGCGAGGGTCTCTCGCTGCTGAGGGACCCACGGCTCACCGGGGCCCTGCTCGTCACCCTGCCCGAGCCCCTGCCCGTGAGTGAGACGCTGGAGCTGGCCACCGCCATCCAGCGCCACCGCATTCCCATCGCCGCGGGCGTGCTCAACCGCATGCCGGACAACCCCTTCTCGCCGGACGGGCGCGCCGCGGTGGAGCGGCTGCTCGGCGAGCACGGGCCCCACCTGGGACAACGCGCGCTGGGACGGTTGGACCGGGCGCGCGAGGCCCAGGCCCGGCTGGCGGGCAACCTCCCCGCGCCCCTGCTCACCCTGCCCGAGCTGTCCGTGACCGGCCCGGAGCTCGTGGCGCGGCTCGCCACGCACCTCGCCCGTCCCACCGTCCACCCCGCGTCTCCGCCTCGGAGCGAGCGCACCGGAGCCTCGTCATGAACCTCCAATCCCTGCTGCGGGAGAAGCGTGTCCTCGTGTTGTGTGGCGCGGGCGGCGTGGGGAAGACGACGACGGCGGCGGCGCTCGGCGTGGCGGCGGCGCGCGCGGGCCGCAAGGTGCTGGTGCTGACCATCGATCCGGCCAAGCGGCTCGCCGAGGCCATGGGCATGCCCGAGGGCGGCGCGGAGCCCACCCCCATTCCCCCCGAGCGCCTCTTCGCGGGCCAGGAGCCCGGCCCGGGCCGGCTGGACGTGTGGATGTTGGACCCGCGCGTCGTCTTCGAGCGCTTCGTGCGGCGGCTGTCGTCCTCGCCCGAGGCGGCGCGCACCATCCTGGAGAACCGCCTCTACCGCTTCCTGTCGGACCTGGTGGCGGGCATGCAGGAGTACGCGGCGGCCGAGGCGCTGGACAACTTCCTGGACGAGGGCGGCTACGAGCTCATCGTCCTGGACACGCCGCCGAGCCGCCACGCGCTGGACTTCCTGGAGGCGCCGGGACGGCTGGCGCGCTTCCTGGATGATCGCATCGTCTCCGTCTTCCTGCCGGAGGAGAAGAGCCGCGGGGGGAGGCTGTGGCGCAAGACGTCGCAGCTGGTGGGCAACGTGCTGGGGAGCATCTTCGGCGAGAGCTTCACCCAGGAGATGAGGACCTTCATGGGGGCCTTCAGCGGGCTGTTCGCGGGCATCCGGCTGAGGGCGGACCGGCTGCGCTCGCGGCTGACGTCGCCGGACGCGGCCTTCCTGCTGGTGACGTCGCCGGAGGGGGCCTCGCTGTCGGAGGCGGCCTTCTTCCGGGACATGCTGCACGAGAAGGGGCTGCCCTTCGCGGGCTTCGTGCTCAACCGGAGCTGGGCGCGCGAGGACGGGCTGACGTCTCCCGAGGCCCTGCTGCGGCACGTGGAGGACGCGGGCGCCGCGCGCGACGGGGTGGAGGCGCTCATCCGCCTGGCGGACCTGGAGCGGGCACGCGCCGAGGCCCACCGGGGTGTGCTCGCGCGGCTCGCGGAGAAGCTGCCCGCGGGGGCCGTGGCGGTGGCCGCTCCCGAGGCCGGGGGCGAGCTGGAGGACTTCGGCGGCCTGGTGCGCCTGGGCGAGGCGCTCGCCACCTCCTGAGGCAAGCCTGTCCCCGAGGGCGGGGCGGGTGTCCGGAGACGGGCACTCGGTGGGGGCGGGCATGCCCGCGGGCGGACAGCCCGGCGTGCCGTGCGACCCCAGGCCCTTGGAGGAAGCCGGGTGCGTGCCGAGCCTCCGGCGGCACACACATCCAGGAGGTCGCAACCCCATGGCCCAGAGGCACACCGATGATGGCCGGGACACCCCGGCGCGCAGCTCGCCGCCCAACGGTACACACGCCGAGCGCGAGCGCCGCGCCGCGGAGTCCCCCCCGGGCTCGCGCGAGCGCTCCGAGTCCGATGTCACCGGGTGGAGCACCGAGCGTGACGAGCCCCCCGAGGTGAGGGAGGGCCGCTTCCACCGCGCCGCCCAGCTGCGCATGGCCCAGCCGCGCACCGAGGAGGGCGCACCGCCCCCCGAGGACGACACGCGCTTCGAGCGGGTTCCCCAGCGCCGCGGCCTCTTCCACCGGGGCCGGGGCCGTCCCGTCGAGCGTCCCTCGGGCCTCACCGCCAGCGTGCCCCACGGCCCCTACGGCCGGGATGATCGCAACATGGAGGACGCCGCGGGCATGGGCTCGGGGCCGCTGCTGGGCGAGCAGGAGCGCTACCACGCGCTGGAGGACAACCATCCGCAGCGCGAGTACCGCCCGTGGGACCGCTCGGGCACCGGCCAGGAGCCGAGCGGGAACGCCCCGTACGAGGATCGCGGCGGGCGCGAGGTGCGGGGCGAGGCGAGAGGCCCGGAGCTGCGCGGCGGCCCGGGGCAGCGCGGGCGCGAGGAGCACTGGCGCGAGGACCGGCCGGGAGCGGAGCAGCGGGCGGGCACGGGCGACGTGTACTCGGGGCTGATGGGCATGGGCCAGACGGGGACGCAGCGCACCGAGACGCAGCGCCAGGGGCGTTGGAAGCGCGAGCCCTTGAACGCGCGGGAGATCATGACGCGCAACGTGAAGAGCGCGCAGCTGGACAGCAGCCTGCGCGAGGTGGCGCGCATCATGAAGGACGAGGACTGCGGCGTGGTGCCGGTGGTGGACAAGCAGGGCCGGCTGCGAGGCCTCATCACGGACCGGGACCTGGTCATCCGCACGCTGGCCGAGGGACGGCCGCCGGACACCCTGCACGCCCGGGACATCATGACGGATGACGTGGAGGTGGTGACGCCGGACGAGGACATCCACAGCATCATCGCGTTGATGGGCCGCCGGCAGGTGCGGCGCGTGCCGGTGGTGGAGAAGGACGATCGGCTGGTGGGGATCATCTCGATGGCGGACATCGCCACCCGGGCCGACTACGACGAGGAGTTGCAGGACGCACTGGACCACATCTCGGCGCGGCGCTCGTTCTGGAGCCGGCTCTACTGAGGGTCCTCCCTCGAGGGTCCTCCCCTCTCCCCCCGGGAGAGGGAAAGGGTGAGGGTGTCCGTCCCCGTGTTCCCCACGGTGGGCCAGGGTGAGGGGCAACCTGGTTGTTCCAGGCACCCTCACCCCGTCCCTCTCCCGAAGGGAGAGGGGAAGTTGGGGGAAATCGCTACACGATGGCCACGGTGACGCCGGTGGAGTCGCTGGTCGCCGTGAACTTCTTGAGATTGCCCGTCGCGAGCGCGGGACCCGCCGTCACCTCGCCCGTCTTGGTGAACCGCGACTTGTGGCAATCGCAGAAGAGATCGTCTTCCGTCGCCCGGAACTCCACGGGGCACTGCTGGTGGGTGCAGATGGAGTCCACCGCCGC
The sequence above is drawn from the Archangium gephyra genome and encodes:
- a CDS encoding CBS domain-containing protein — protein: MAQRHTDDGRDTPARSSPPNGTHAERERRAAESPPGSRERSESDVTGWSTERDEPPEVREGRFHRAAQLRMAQPRTEEGAPPPEDDTRFERVPQRRGLFHRGRGRPVERPSGLTASVPHGPYGRDDRNMEDAAGMGSGPLLGEQERYHALEDNHPQREYRPWDRSGTGQEPSGNAPYEDRGGREVRGEARGPELRGGPGQRGREEHWREDRPGAEQRAGTGDVYSGLMGMGQTGTQRTETQRQGRWKREPLNAREIMTRNVKSAQLDSSLREVARIMKDEDCGVVPVVDKQGRLRGLITDRDLVIRTLAEGRPPDTLHARDIMTDDVEVVTPDEDIHSIIALMGRRQVRRVPVVEKDDRLVGIISMADIATRADYDEELQDALDHISARRSFWSRLY
- a CDS encoding MEDS domain-containing protein, whose protein sequence is MNGPSMPAPTAPPVLLEAGAAVGETARQLTRLGLGDHVCLVYERMADHVAALVPYMRQGLERGERCVYVVDAHGVEDVAVVLEAHGVEVERERARGALVFLTQRETFLREGRFEPEAMIAYFHRVVVESLAAGFSGVCATGEMSWALGPEPSREELLRYEMLLNHFLPGSRAMANCQYDRRRFPPEVIRDVLRTHPRVILGDEVHENLFYETPEMLLGEESAAMRVEWMVRQLKRVREAERKLVLMGIRLSEQAVENRRLYEEAREAVRARDEFLSVASHELKTPLTPLRLRLQGLKREVEGRGGEPVARERVASVAQGAEQQLRKLAVLVDALLDVSRLTQGRLVLTWEELDLTEVVREVVERFAQQAAKTGSAVEVEAEGRVMGRWDRVRLEQVMTNLLSNALKYGAGRPVRVAVEGEPERAVLVVSDEGIGIGPEHLERIFGKFERAVSGRHYGGLGLGLYITRQIVQALGGTIEVESEPGHGATFRVVLPRFSPQSVGAVSPSPLGRGAG
- a CDS encoding ArsA-related P-loop ATPase, whose translation is MLDALWERRALLVSGKGGVGKTTLTAALARAAVAAGRRVLLAEVEVGSDEQDSPSTLGALVGAPRVSGPAVREVSPGLSFVRLSPVEGQRLFLQDVLPLRVMAEAAMRTRALRRFLEAAPALREMGVLFQMLHLVRRTRPDGSPQYPLCILDLPATGHALAIASLPDALLSVMPGGPIGRSVREGLSLLRDPRLTGALLVTLPEPLPVSETLELATAIQRHRIPIAAGVLNRMPDNPFSPDGRAAVERLLGEHGPHLGQRALGRLDRAREAQARLAGNLPAPLLTLPELSVTGPELVARLATHLARPTVHPASPPRSERTGASS
- a CDS encoding ArsA family ATPase encodes the protein MNLQSLLREKRVLVLCGAGGVGKTTTAAALGVAAARAGRKVLVLTIDPAKRLAEAMGMPEGGAEPTPIPPERLFAGQEPGPGRLDVWMLDPRVVFERFVRRLSSSPEAARTILENRLYRFLSDLVAGMQEYAAAEALDNFLDEGGYELIVLDTPPSRHALDFLEAPGRLARFLDDRIVSVFLPEEKSRGGRLWRKTSQLVGNVLGSIFGESFTQEMRTFMGAFSGLFAGIRLRADRLRSRLTSPDAAFLLVTSPEGASLSEAAFFRDMLHEKGLPFAGFVLNRSWAREDGLTSPEALLRHVEDAGAARDGVEALIRLADLERARAEAHRGVLARLAEKLPAGAVAVAAPEAGGELEDFGGLVRLGEALATS